The genome window GGATGTAAAATTTTAACCGCTACTGGTTGTAGCTTCCGACTTACATATGCATTAACGTTCTTATCTGTTTCGTCAATATTCAACGTTTTctctgaaattattttatatcgtgtgaATGTTTACAATTCGATATAGTAAAACTAATTTTTTCGTATATTTACCAATGAAATTGATTAACGAGCCAAATTTTAAGTATTCGATAACTGCAACAAGATTCACgacatattatacatttatatatatacgtattaagAACTACGGAAGCATTAGAGCTTTTATTTTTCGTGTGACTGGAAATTTCGTTGAAGTTTGACCAGAGGCACGTGTAGCAATGTGTTagataagataaaagaaaggATCGTACTTAAATGGCTTACTTTGAATAAATGCAGGTATTTGAGGTTTTCGCGTTACATCCACTCGAGCATTCAAATCTACCCATGCCTTATACACCTGCCGGTTAGACAGATTCATCAAATCGAATGAACGGACAAAATACAATCTATCAATCAAACTCGATCGATCCAATTTCATTGTTATACCTGAGCACAACACCCTGATCCGATAGGCATCTCGTgttcgaattttacgaatatattccTCCAATTCGAGCCGTATATGGCTTTAAGCAATTGCTTTGTATAAATCCAAGAATGTGCGGAAGCGTTATGTTGCAATAATGACAGCGTACGACAAACATCTTCAGGAAACAAATCTTTTCTTGTTGACGCCCATTGaccgaattttataaaaattggcCCGAGAAATTCGATACCTGCAATTGTAACCTGCGATCGATATATGTTTTCCTTTGACTAACGAATAATTACCTTTCCGGAGGATTATCGGAAACACGTGTCCATGTGTAAAACGTGTGATCAAATATATGACAGTCAATCCAGTAAGAATAGAACCTATCACAAGAATTCTTGCCACGATTAAGATTATATCAAAAAAACTTTCGTATTCCGTATTCTTTGCCAACAGATCGTTTTCATAAATTTGCGTTCGATGCTGAGGCTTGTAAGACAAGATGAGAACAGCTTTAACCACTCGCTTCGAACTTTCAAAATTGCTAACGTTTCTTGCTATTGATCGATGAAATCGTATCGGggttacatatttttttctttgccACTTTTCTCCAAGATTTTGAAGGAATTTGTTGAAACGAAATGCTCTTGAAAAGTTCGAATAGAAAGCCATCGCAGATCATTCATCGCACTCGGATGGTGGCTCTGTCATAATAGATTACCCATCGATTACTTCTATAAACTTTTTGATAAACATTTTTTGAATTAATCCATTCTTTCATAGTCTTTAGGGGTTCattcaaattatatatttcgataaaGATATCGTTTTAGACATAACAACTTCTATTTGTAAAGgttaaaatacatattaacattcaatattatatactgaaGTCATGTTAATGTACCTCCGAAATCTATACATGCATGTtaaagtacatacatatgttaTTCAAATTTTGTAATCAAATTACGTACATTTCTTGTTTCCTCATTTGGTAGCACTGCTCGGTATATTCACGATATGTGAATCACGAGTCGGTTGTTATTCCTTTCGTGAAAGTGGGTGTCTGCTAAACTTTTCTTCGATATATAAGCTTTCTTAACTGAAATACTAAATGTATAGTCAAGGAAACGTAACGAAAGATAAAagcttaaaaaaaaaacagtggAAATGATTACTACACTACTTTACTTCTAAAAAATTCGGTTGTATTTATACCTTCTTAACCAAACTTGATCTTTATGATCTtcgttttatgtatttatgatcAGTAGTTAACTAAAAACACCTTCTATCGACAATTCGCTAGAATAATCTACAAACGTTATTCTAGATCTGAATATTCATATATGCACGCATGTTGTGAcatattcaaaaataaaatcgGAAGGTAACCTCCAATGACATCGTCTTTGTAGCATAGAAAACTaagaatgaatttttaaagttaaaaaggaagaatataaaagatattcaaTAAATGAACGGAAAAAGCATTGTATATACTTAATCGAGAAGGTACGAATTATAATGGATATGGAccaacatttttcataattagGTACATTAAAACAGAATGAGTTAATATTAGATAGAACTTAATAAGCATAAGGTTTCTCACAGTGTTAAAGAGTCATTGTAGAATGCCTACAATAGCCAGTTCATCTTTAACATACGAAATTCTTATGTATCTAAACTCGTTTTATTTTGGTATGTTTGCTATATGTGAACTGGGTATGGGCTTTTTTAAAGCTGCGAATCTACCTTCACCTGGCACAAATACAACATTGGCAGAGTTTGCGCTTTTGTTCTTACTTATAATCACAGAAGGAGCCAGAATTTATTTTGGAAGGAAAGGGAATTTGACAGAACATGGATTACCAATTCTTATCGGAGTTATTTTAACTGTACCCAGCTCCTTggcaacgttatactttctaatttGGCAAAATTATGTGCTCAGACTAGAAGTGATTCTTTGTAGCATACAATTGGTACTTCTAGCATCTGAGTTAATCATTTCTATCTTGTGCCTCATTGCTATTTACAAACCTTCATCTCCAGAAGAATAAACAACCTCATTAGTACTTAAGAGTTTTAATTGATTGCATCATATTGTATGTTTctggatattaataaaaattaaaaatgatctAATCTATGAATGAGTATGCTTTTAATCTCCAATTTTAATATCCTACAAAATTCCTGTATATAAATGAACTTTGTAGACAATAAATCGTACAATCAATATgttttttattaatacttttcttgtaaaaatgacattttttgtctataataaaataaatatttcttaaataaataatgcatttttctgtctaattatttttaatatgtatatacgtatatatatatatgtatatatatatatatatatatgtatgtatgtatgtgtatttaAAAGTACTCTACTTAAAAGTACATTAGTACATTATCAAATAACAGATTTGAAAACTGgatgtttaaaaataattgattgTTTCCTCCAGtgcttgtaaaatatatatgaaaaatgtcAAAATAGTATAATCAATATGAATTAATCACTGTTTTTTAACTATATCTAGCAAAACTTATgtacatttaaaaaagaaatgtacaaaatttaatgaaatttgtacCTATGCCTTTTTGTTTCCATAATTAACTTTTATACTATTTGCGCAGCCCTACGTCTTCTTATTGCACGTAATCGATTGCTACAATACATTCGTAAGAATACCGAACCAAATACTAGTAGAATGCCAATGATACCAATGACTGTCACACGATGATGATATACCAAACAAGATAATAATATAGCCAAACcctgaaaaaggaagaaaacgatACCTCTTAAGCTTGTTTATCTTATTAATAgcaatatatttaacaaaataattaccTGTCTTATAGTCATCATAATGACAAACGTCACTGGACCAAATTTAGAAATTGTATAAAAGATATACAATTGACCGCTTGCTGAACAAATTGATATAAGTGAGCAATCCACAATGAACCTAGGATACTGTgtaataataagaatattaaaGTTATATCAGAGATTGTTGCTATCATTAccgtaattaattaaaattacctTTGTCATAAAGGAAAATATAAGAGGGAAACTTGATTGTTGAAATAAAGACATTGCAGTTAATAAACAAGAGAACATATTAACTACACACATCATTTGCACACTCGTTACCCCATACTCATCAAATAATGCACTTTGCCAGGTACTTGTAAAACTATCTAATAATAAATAGCCTCCTAAGAGAATAATACCAGATATAGTTGTAGCTCCATCTAAAAGCATTGAAACAATAattagagaaaagaaagattaGTAGATTTACACTAAATGACAAAAAACACTCACCGCCTTTGTAATCTGAACTATTTAACATGAACAATGTCATTCCAATAGAAATGAATACAGCTGTAACATATTCATAATATTCATATGTGGTATGTGAAACTACTTTTCCCATTATCATTACTGGGATTATTTTCGAAGCTTTTGCCAATACCTGAAATGTACATACCATATTTAATTAGACGTAATTACCAAACAAAATTCTCGAACcaagaaataaaaaacaaaatgttaAACGGATGAATACCTGTGTTGGGAAACTAACATACTTTAGAGCTTCATATTGACACCAACTGCTCATGATATTTGATAAGGAGCTAAATGCATACTTATAAAGAGGTGCTTTGTGTTGTGGTTgtctttgaattattaaatacaacCCTGACATTAAGAATGCAAGAATTCGATTTACAAATACTAGAAATTGTGAATCTTGGAAATGATCCTTGTTGCCAGCAACGTCTTCATATTCctgaaaaattaaatgttttcataaaagatttttaatgattgtataatattaaactaGACTATTCATACTTATAACATATTATGAATTTTGCAACCTACATTTTAAACGTCATCTCGAAACAGTATTAAAAGTCTATATTCAAGAAAATAGAAttgcaaatttaaaaatctttgCTTCACAGAAACCTTGGATATCCTAAAAGTAGTGACTAGCAATGACCAAACTCTAAGTTAAGAATGTTTTTTAGTACATGATGGGCATTATCCCATATTAACATGTACTTGAAAATTGTTAATGTTGTTATTTCACATTTGTCCAAATGTATAATTTCTCAAAGATAATTCATTGTAAAACATTCCTTGCTTCGAGtttcataaatttctttatCAATGTATGGTATGTATgcatatgtgtgtatgtgtgtgtgtgtgtgtgtatttttatataacagaTTATACCTGCGTCATTATTTTTTCTTGTAAGTAACCCCATGTTAAATAACTAATTTGCAACCCAAAAAAACAATATAGGAGTAACAAAGCATCTTGTGTAAAAGTACGTTGGCTATGATTCGATGGCGTAGATGTATAAGAAGATGAATCCAGTAATCCTGTTTCATACTGACCCACAAAACATAAATGTACTAGTTTGGGTATGCACCCTTTGCCTGTTTAAAAGCatcacaattttaaataaaagttcataaattcttttcatttgatTAATATATCCTATCACTTACCTCCCCTTTGGATATATTTGGTATGACGAACATATTTGTATATGAGGCAACCTGGCAATAATACAGTAGCATAACTCAATAAATTTAAGCATAATTTAATAATCCAATTATAGGAGgaagtttttaaaaaattttctccAGTATTCACAAAAGACTTAATAATTTCACTAGCTCCAAATATAAGGCTTACTGAAAGTAGTAACAATATGCtacaaaaaaaattatattaataagtcaAAAATATCATCCaaggattttatttatttgtactatattttttagaagagagaagaaaagaaagaagaaaagaaataaaaagggaaTCATAATGTTAATGTATGGCAGTTTCATTATTTCAACAATTTCGTATTTAAAACTTACCATATTATAGCATCGCCCAAAAAATTTCGCATTGTTCcaattataatagaatttcagtaaaaataaatgattatgAATTAACTGGTTGTTtcataattttgtttttcaacATCAAATATTTATGATTACCCTACATATACTACATGTTGTGCGTACgtttaatatacaatgttatttaaatcattttaagaaattaattatttagaagCAAGATATAGAATTCATCAAAAATCCGtaagaaaaaatacaatataatattctgACTAATAATTGAAAGgtatctaaaaatatttcgttaaatcaTCATTTAAAATGTAAGTCACTTGCATTTTCCTAACAACCAACTGATATAACAAACTCATATCTGTTGATAGAAAaactatatgtatacacatgtacatgtatatacatatatcatggCCATCGATGTATATATGCCTTATAAATACATACGTTAGTTTGATTATTCCATTTTTTTATTCAACAACTTTGATTATTTACTACATGCTTTTATTAACTTATAAATGCAAAATTccaaatcttattttattttgtatacatGTTAATAATAGAGTATATTTATTTCCCCTagcttataataaatatttcagtttaaCAGTTTTCACTGTTTCAGATacattttttttgtaataaaaataatacaactgCATATCCgtgtatataatgaaataatacttTAACTTGCGCAATATAGCATTTAATTCATTATAGTGCACGTAATAGTAAAGTTTGAACCAATCTTTAATACAACTACGTAATGGTTATGcggtaaatgaaaatataaaatgctcgaggattaaaaatataaataaaaccttTATTCTTCTATAATGTAATAAcataaattgattaaaaaaattactCAATCATGACTTCATTAGGTAAgtattaatttcataaaagaCAACCAAAGATAATTTGAAGAATGACAAATTATAGAGCTACTATTTCTATCTACATGTGCGTCGCTCTTTAAAAGAACTTACCAGTAAAAGAGCTGAACAGAAAATTTACGCGGGAAATTTCTCaaacaatgtttcaatgtcactGCGACATAGTAGTTACGTGTaatcatattaaatataaatacgatatttttaataattagtacttcatatatttcatataaaaataaaacaattcatTACTACAACATCATTACTACAAGATAAcgcatttttgtattttcttaaGGCAAATCTTTGTTTCTACTAATAAAAATGACTACTTCTGTTTGCAAATTGTATAAGAGACCATTTACAGTATGCATAGAGGGTAATATAGGAAGtggtaagacaacattcttaagtcattttaaacaatttaacaATACAACCGTTTTACAAGAACCAGTAGAACTTTGGAGAAATGTTGCTGGAACAAATTTATTGGTAAgattatttattgaatatagATTTATtgttattcatataaaaatatatgtaacattGATAAATATTCGCTTAAAATATTTAGGAATTAATGTACACAAATCCTAAACGCTATAGTTTCTTATTCCAATCCTATGTACAATTAACAATGCTGCAACTTCATACTTACGAATCTGGAATGCCTTATAAAATTATGGAAAGATCAGTATTTAGCTCGAGGTGCtttatagaaaatatgaaacgtTCTAAACTATTACAAGATGTGGAAGTAGTGGTCTTAGAAGATTGGTATGACTGGTGTATGCAGAATGCTAATATAGTAACGGATTTAATAAGTATGTTATCATAAAGGCAtaacataaattatatgtttcttattgataataatattagttattatttttataatattgcaGTTTATTTGAGGACATCACCGGATGTTGTATATCAGAGAATGAAAACAAGagcgaggaaagaagaaaattgtgtatcattagaatatttacagcAAATTCATAATATTCACGATGAGTGGCTTTATCATCAGACACTATTTAGTGTATCAGCACCAGTTTTAATAATAGATGGAAATAAAAGTTTACAAGAAATGGTTGCACAATTTGAAAATTGCAAAGATTTAATTTTTGgtaaaaaaggggaaaaaagaaattaggaaagaaaaaaaaatatgttacaaatgtatgtatgtattatttgaaaacattttttgtatttcttatttatattacttCTTTGAATTgcttatatatattaattatacattaatcgcatatattttctatttgtatatgtactagaaatataatataatcattTTAAGTACCTGTATATCTGtatgtacagagagagaaaggaaaagagataaAGTGAATCATTTTATAATGGTTATACAATATGGCATAATtgtacatttaatatatatattaaataattacatttaagAAAAAGATGGATTTCTGAACACTAAACAGTGAAAGATTATACATAGTTgctaatgcaaaactgcagttatCTTAAGCAAAGCAGCAATCGGCGGATGATAAGCTACGCTTTCGTGGGCAAATGGATATCCTAAGAATAAGATATTTGGTCCTGGaaaatatatatctacataACCGTGTCTGTTGCGACTCACGGTACTATCCGTGACTTTGTCCTCAGCTTTCCTTGCCCATGAAACGCCCACTTATGCTGCTTTATAGTGATATTTGCATTAATTGTATGTTGTTCTACGATAACTACATGCATAATTAAGATTAATGTTATTATAAGATTAGAAGATTATATTATAGGATTGTAttacgataaatattatattgaattcgttagaatttatttattaaaacgatTCTTTAATACAATATACATTACAGATAAAAACAGCAGTTAACTTTTTACTCtagttattataattaatataagttGGATacaactaaaaataattt of Bombus terrestris chromosome 5, iyBomTerr1.2, whole genome shotgun sequence contains these proteins:
- the LOC100648317 gene encoding deoxynucleoside kinase; the protein is MTSLGKSLFLLIKMTTSVCKLYKRPFTVCIEGNIGSGKTTFLSHFKQFNNTTVLQEPVELWRNVAGTNLLELMYTNPKRYSFLFQSYVQLTMLQLHTYESGMPYKIMERSVFSSRCFIENMKRSKLLQDVEVVVLEDWYDWCMQNANIVTDLIIYLRTSPDVVYQRMKTRARKEENCVSLEYLQQIHNIHDEWLYHQTLFSVSAPVLIIDGNKSLQEMVAQFENCKDLIFGKKGEKRN
- the LOC100649209 gene encoding transmembrane protein 216, producing the protein MPTIASSSLTYEILMYLNSFYFGMFAICELGMGFFKAANLPSPGTNTTLAEFALLFLLIITEGARIYFGRKGNLTEHGLPILIGVILTVPSSLATLYFLIWQNYVLRLEVILCSIQLVLLASELIISILCLIAIYKPSSPEE
- the LOC100649089 gene encoding adenosine 3'-phospho 5'-phosphosulfate transporter 1, coding for MRNFLGDAIICILLLLSVSLIFGASEIIKSFVNTGENFLKTSSYNWIIKLCLNLLSYATVLLPGCLIYKYVRHTKYIQRGGKGCIPKLVHLCFVGQYETGLLDSSSYTSTPSNHSQRTFTQDALLLLYCFFGLQISYLTWGYLQEKIMTQEYEDVAGNKDHFQDSQFLVFVNRILAFLMSGLYLIIQRQPQHKAPLYKYAFSSLSNIMSSWCQYEALKYVSFPTQVLAKASKIIPVMIMGKVVSHTTYEYYEYVTAVFISIGMTLFMLNSSDYKGDGATTISGIILLGGYLLLDSFTSTWQSALFDEYGVTSVQMMCVVNMFSCLLTAMSLFQQSSFPLIFSFMTKYPRFIVDCSLISICSASGQLYIFYTISKFGPVTFVIMMTIRQGLAILLSCLVYHHRVTVIGIIGILLVFGSVFLRMYCSNRLRAIRRRRAAQIV